Proteins from a genomic interval of Apteryx mantelli isolate bAptMan1 chromosome 5, bAptMan1.hap1, whole genome shotgun sequence:
- the VPS37A gene encoding vacuolar protein sorting-associated protein 37A, translating into MNWLFPLAKGGGSSSPAAPLPALTSLQQQKQRQIESLRSAHAAIVEIQKDVEYRLPFTVNNLTININILLPPQFPQEKPVISVFPPVRHHLLDKQGVYVTCPLISNFAMHSDLGKIIQSLLDEFWKNPPVLAPNSTSFPYLYSKPSGMPPYARQGFPFLPPYPPQETNRTIAAVPVAESVPSSYATDKPAAPSYGLIADLPLPVPTAEAVLQVGQNGFTYKMPDVPDTFPELSELSISQLTNMNDQEEVLLEQFVNLPQLKQVITDRDELVKSIEELAKINLLLEPSLEAKRQTVLDKYEQLTQMKAAFEKKMQRQHELSESCSPSALQARLKVAAHEAEEESDTIAEDFLEGKTEIDDFLSSFMEKRTLCHCRRAKEEKLQQAIAMHSQFHAPL; encoded by the exons aTGAACTGGCTGTTCCCCCTGGCCAAGGGCGGCGGCTCCTCctcgcccgccgcgccgctgcccgccctcaccagcctgcagcagcagaagcagcggcAGATCGAGTCGCTGCGCAGCGCCCACGCCGC CATTGTAGAAATTCAGAaagatgtggaatatcgactgcCATTCACTGTAAACAACTTGACAATTAATATTAACAT cTTGCTACCACCTCAGTTTCCTCAGGAAAAACCAGTCATCAGTGTGTTCCCACCTGTGAGACATCATTTACTGGACAAGCAGGGTGTATATGTGACCTGTCCACTAATAAGTAAT tttgcAATGCACTCAGACCTTGGAAAAATTATTCAAAGTTTATTGGATGAGTTTTGGAAGAATCCACCAGTTCTGGCTCCTAACTCAACATCGTTTCCATA CCTTTACAGCAAACCATCTGGAATGCCTCCGTATGCACGTCAGGGGtttccatttcttcctccctATCCACCCCAAGAAACAAATAGAACTATAGCCGCTGTGCCAGTTGCTGAATCTGTTCCTTCGAGTTACGCTACAGATAAGCCTGCTGCTCCCTCTTACGGCTTGATTGCTGATCTGCCACTGCCTGTTCCAACAGCAGAAGCAGTACTTCAG GTTGGCCAGAATGGATTTACTTACAAGATGCCTGATGTTCCTGATACATTTCCAGAACTCTCAGAACTAAG TATATCGCAGCTGACCAATATGAATGATCAAGAGGAAGTGTTACTGGAACAGTTTGTGAATCTACCACAGCTGAAGCAAGTCATTACTGATAGAGATGAGTTAGTGAAAAGCATTGAAGAGCTGGCAA aaataaactTATTGTTGGAGCCTAGTTTAGAGGCAAAAAGACAGACAGTGTTGGATAAA TATGAGCAGCTCACACAGATGAAAGCAGCCTTTGAGAAAAAGATGCAAAGACAGCATGAACTTAGTGAG aGTTGCAGTCCAAGTGCTCTGCAAGCCAGACTGAAAGTAGCTGCTCATGAAGCTGAAGAAGAATCTGACACTATTGCAGAAGACTTCTTGGAAGGCAAAACAGAAATAGATGACTTTCTCAGTAGTTTCATGGAAAAGAGAACA CTCTGCCACTGTAGAAGAGCCAAAGAGGAAAAACTTCAACAGGCAATAGCAATGCACAGCCAATTTCATGCTCCGCTATAG
- the CNOT7 gene encoding CCR4-NOT transcription complex subunit 7 isoform X2 has protein sequence MPAATVDHSQRICEVWACNLDEEMKKIRQVIRKYNYVAMDTEFPGVVARPIGEFRSNADYQYQLLRCNVDLLKIIQLGLTFMNEQGEYPPGTSTWQFNFKFNLTEDMYAQDSIELLTTSGIQFKKHEEEGIETQYFAELLMTSGVVLCEGVKWLSFHSGYDFGYLIKILTNSNLPEEELDFFEILRLFFPVIYDVKYLMKSCKNLKTGNDRRGRDVDCPTPPNTSDEMMVDLFCTENSCLATCFKHFSVVTLKMHALSPNICHFKSLLNCSELNCCAVVLY, from the exons ATGCCAGCAGCTACTGTAGACCATAGTCAAAGAATCTGTGAAGTCTGGGCTTGTAACTTggatgaagagatgaagaaaattcGTCAAGTTATACGGAAGTATAACTATGTAGCTATG GATACAGAATTTCCAGGTGTAGTTGCAAGGCCTATTGGAGAATTCAGAAGCAACGCAGACTATCAGTACCAATTATTACGCTGTAATGTAGACTTGCTAAAAATAATTCAGCTAGGACTGACATTTATGAATGAGCAAGGAGAATACCCTCCAGGAACTTCAACGTggcaatttaattttaaatttaatttaac aGAAGATATGTATGCCCAGGACTCTATTGAACTATTAACGACATCTGGCATCCAGTTTAAAAAGCATGAGGAAGAAGGAATTGAGACACAGTACTTTGCAGAACTGCTTATGACATCAGGAGTTGTACTGTGCGAAGGAGTCAAGTGGCTTTCATTTCATAG TGGATATGACTTCGGCTACCTAATCAAAATCCTGACAAACTCTAATTTACCTGAAGAAGAGCTGGACTTCTTTGAGATATTGAGATTGTTTTTCCCTGTCATCTATGATGTAAAATATCTCATGAAGAGTTGCAAAAATCTAAAG ACTGGTAATGACAGAAGGGGAAGGGATGTGGACTGCCCTACCCCTCCAAACACCAGTGATGAAATGATGGTGGACTTGTTCTGTACTGAGAACAGCTGTTTAGCAACTTGTTTCAAACATTTCAGTGTTGTGACTCTTAAAATGCATGCGCTGTCTCCTAACATATGTCACTTTAAATCTCTATTAAATTGCAGTGAATTGAACTGCT